A stretch of Pseudoprevotella muciniphila DNA encodes these proteins:
- the folK gene encoding 2-amino-4-hydroxy-6-hydroxymethyldihydropteridine diphosphokinase, with translation MKHRVVIALGANLGNRKQQMKAAFAALAERGMTLEGCSRFYETLPVDFVSSNTFLNAAAVFHSDLGPMELLHLTQDVERQLGRTVKSTDGIYHDRPIDIDILAIDDFVVDTPELTLPHPRMHERRFVLEPLCEIFPEFIHPTLHLSAKELLQHLNTLHITEVNAADPSLLCSLNRLMHQLSRHFTEMTTADLERTIAHDQTHLFVGLDETGAVMATCCLCLASSLTGDKAWLEDLVVDETARGRGYARQMIKYAISSAKILGAASLNLTSRPERVAANELYKTSNFEQRNTNVYRMDF, from the coding sequence ATGAAACATCGTGTTGTCATTGCTCTCGGCGCTAACTTAGGCAACCGCAAGCAACAGATGAAAGCAGCATTCGCAGCACTCGCAGAGCGTGGCATGACGCTCGAGGGGTGCTCGCGTTTTTATGAAACGTTGCCTGTCGATTTTGTTTCCTCCAATACTTTTCTGAATGCAGCGGCTGTGTTCCATTCCGACCTCGGACCGATGGAATTGCTGCACCTGACGCAGGACGTGGAGCGACAATTAGGGCGCACTGTAAAAAGTACGGACGGTATTTATCATGACCGGCCCATAGACATAGATATTCTGGCAATAGACGATTTCGTTGTTGACACTCCCGAACTCACACTTCCCCATCCCCGCATGCACGAGCGCCGTTTCGTCTTAGAACCGCTCTGCGAGATCTTCCCCGAATTCATACACCCCACCCTCCATCTTTCTGCAAAGGAACTCCTTCAACACCTGAACACCCTCCACATTACCGAAGTAAATGCTGCCGATCCGTCGCTTCTTTGCTCCCTCAACCGCCTGATGCATCAACTGTCGCGTCATTTCACAGAGATGACCACGGCAGACCTTGAGCGTACCATCGCCCATGATCAGACGCACCTGTTCGTGGGGCTCGACGAGACGGGAGCGGTTATGGCTACCTGTTGCCTCTGCCTTGCCTCTTCGCTCACGGGCGACAAAGCATGGCTGGAAGACCTTGTTGTGGACGAAACGGCTCGCGGGCGCGGCTATGCCCGACAGATGATAAAATATGCCATTTCATCGGCAAAAATTCTCGGTGCCGCTTCACTCAACCTGACGAGCCGCCCTGAACGCGTGGCTGCCAACGAATTGTACAAAACATCCAATTTTGAACAGCGGAATACAAACGTATATCGCATGGATTTTTGA
- a CDS encoding nucleoside deaminase — protein sequence MTNKELMRRAIQLSVENVKNGGGPFGAVIAKDGEIVAEGCNRVTANNDPTAHAEVTAIRNACQKLGTFDLSGYEIFTSCEPCPMCLAAIYWARLDKIFFANNKDDADRIGFGDAFIYKEMALDRSKRSKPSVVLLRDEALKAFEEWMKKEDKVEY from the coding sequence ATGACAAACAAGGAACTGATGCGGAGGGCAATACAACTCTCTGTGGAAAATGTGAAAAATGGTGGCGGTCCGTTTGGGGCTGTAATAGCCAAGGACGGAGAAATTGTGGCAGAAGGCTGCAACCGGGTTACGGCGAACAACGACCCCACGGCGCACGCTGAAGTAACAGCCATACGAAATGCCTGTCAGAAGTTGGGCACGTTCGACCTCAGCGGATATGAGATATTTACGAGTTGTGAGCCGTGCCCCATGTGTCTCGCTGCCATCTATTGGGCAAGACTCGACAAGATATTTTTTGCCAACAACAAGGATGATGCAGACCGTATAGGTTTCGGCGATGCCTTCATCTACAAGGAAATGGCACTCGACCGAAGCAAGCGCAGCAAACCATCCGTCGTACTCCTGCGCGACGAGGCACTGAAGGCTTTCGAAGAGTGGATGAAAAAAGAGGACAAAGTGGAATACTAA
- a CDS encoding serine O-acetyltransferase, with product MSVNKEQHLLNKAINYLSDPDQLRDIIHEEKPDVSLPSQSALQEIVSLCRAVLFPTFYSNALPDESSLLFHVGMEVERLRKILPEQIEAAFCTRTDDKNALKKRAAEITVELIAKLPDVRKTLITDVEAAYNGDPAAESYDEIICCYPVIKALTNYRVAHELHLLGVPLIPRLITELAHSETGIDIHPGATIGTHFTIDHGTGVVIGATCIIGNNVKLYQGVTLGAKSFCLDENGNPVKGIPRHPILGNNIVVYSNATILGRITIGDNVVIGGNIWVTNDVPAGSVIRQGDAKTM from the coding sequence ATCTCCGTGAATAAAGAACAACATCTTCTTAATAAGGCTATTAACTATCTTTCAGACCCTGACCAACTGAGAGACATCATCCATGAAGAAAAACCAGACGTTTCGCTACCCTCCCAGTCCGCCTTGCAGGAAATCGTCAGTCTTTGTCGCGCCGTACTCTTTCCCACCTTCTACAGCAATGCCCTGCCGGACGAAAGTTCACTACTCTTTCACGTTGGTATGGAAGTGGAGCGACTCAGAAAAATTCTGCCTGAGCAAATAGAGGCAGCCTTCTGTACTCGCACAGACGACAAGAATGCCTTGAAAAAGCGTGCTGCTGAGATTACCGTAGAACTGATAGCCAAACTACCCGATGTCAGGAAAACACTCATCACCGACGTGGAAGCCGCCTACAATGGCGACCCAGCAGCAGAGAGCTACGATGAAATCATCTGTTGTTATCCTGTAATTAAAGCCTTGACCAACTATCGCGTGGCACACGAACTTCACCTTTTAGGCGTGCCGCTCATTCCCCGCCTCATCACCGAACTGGCGCATAGCGAGACGGGCATAGACATACATCCTGGTGCCACGATAGGCACACACTTCACTATCGATCATGGCACGGGTGTTGTCATAGGCGCCACCTGCATCATTGGCAACAACGTGAAACTCTATCAGGGTGTTACGCTCGGTGCCAAGAGTTTCTGTCTGGACGAAAACGGCAATCCTGTCAAAGGCATCCCCCGCCACCCCATTTTGGGCAACAATATTGTGGTTTACAGCAATGCCACCATCCTCGGTCGCATAACGATAGGCGACAACGTGGTCATCGGTGGCAACATCTGGGTGACCAACGATGTTCCGGCAGGTTCGGTTATTCGTCAGGGCGATGCAAAAACCATGTGA
- the cysK gene encoding cysteine synthase A, with product MIYNNLTELIGGTPLVELRKTAEAEGIEARLVAKLERSNPGGSVKDRIALAMIEDAERSGILKPGGTIIEPTSGNTGIGIAWVSSVKGYKSVLTMPETMSVERRKLLQALGATIVLTPGSEGMKGAIAKAQELQAATPNSVILSQFDNPANPAAHRITAEEIWNDTEGSVDIFVAGVGTGGTVSGVTTVLKEKNPEVKGVAVEPESSPVLSGGSAGPHKIQGIGAGFVPKNFNAEVIDEIVRISNDDAIGTAQRLARTEGLLVGISSGAALAAAIRLAKRPENRGKTIVALLPDTGERYLSTDLFKWE from the coding sequence ATGATTTACAATAATCTCACAGAACTCATTGGAGGGACTCCCCTCGTAGAACTCAGGAAAACAGCCGAGGCAGAAGGCATCGAAGCCCGCCTTGTTGCCAAACTCGAACGCAGCAACCCCGGTGGCAGTGTGAAAGACCGCATCGCACTCGCCATGATTGAAGATGCCGAGCGTTCCGGTATTCTGAAACCCGGCGGCACCATCATTGAACCCACCAGTGGCAACACCGGCATTGGCATAGCCTGGGTAAGCAGCGTGAAAGGCTACAAGAGTGTCCTTACCATGCCCGAGACCATGAGTGTGGAGCGTCGCAAACTCTTGCAGGCACTTGGCGCTACCATTGTGCTCACACCCGGCAGCGAGGGCATGAAAGGCGCCATAGCCAAGGCACAGGAACTGCAGGCAGCAACACCGAACAGTGTCATACTGAGCCAGTTCGACAATCCCGCCAATCCTGCAGCCCACCGCATTACTGCCGAAGAGATATGGAACGACACGGAGGGCAGTGTGGATATTTTCGTGGCTGGTGTTGGCACTGGCGGCACGGTGAGCGGTGTAACGACTGTGCTTAAGGAAAAGAATCCGGAAGTGAAGGGCGTAGCCGTGGAACCGGAAAGTTCGCCCGTGCTTAGCGGCGGAAGCGCCGGTCCGCACAAGATACAAGGCATAGGTGCAGGATTCGTTCCTAAGAATTTCAATGCGGAAGTTATCGATGAAATCGTGCGTATCTCCAACGACGATGCCATTGGGACAGCCCAACGTCTGGCTCGTACGGAGGGTTTGCTCGTAGGTATTTCGAGCGGTGCCGCCCTTGCTGCCGCCATCCGACTTGCAAAACGCCCTGAAAACCGCGGTAAGACCATAGTTGCCCTGCTTCCCGACACAGGCGAGCGCTATCTCTCCACCGACCTCTTCAAGTGGGAATAA
- a CDS encoding DNA/RNA non-specific endonuclease: MKTRFITLLLFICCASVLMGCNDTSDPIPNTPTQETDPLLWQQNPQGTPEQRLIRKSYVVSYNSTTMQPNWVAWQLTAEHTYGSVNRPNNAFREDLEVPYPRATLQDYKGSGWTRGHLCPAGDNKWDSDAMYETFLLSNICPQNDNLNSGVWNQIEISCREWAKRYGKIYIVCGPIFYRTEHERIGPNQIPVPEAFFKVILRLGAEPRAICYVCKNTDGSGKKDLYVNSLSQVERITGIKFFPSLSAETRQAIDAAGPEM, from the coding sequence ATGAAAACAAGATTCATCACATTACTTTTATTCATTTGTTGCGCATCTGTACTGATGGGCTGCAACGATACCAGTGATCCTATTCCCAACACGCCTACTCAGGAAACGGATCCACTATTGTGGCAGCAAAATCCACAAGGCACACCCGAACAGCGACTTATCAGGAAATCTTACGTGGTGTCGTACAACTCAACAACTATGCAGCCCAATTGGGTAGCATGGCAATTGACAGCCGAACATACCTATGGTTCTGTGAATCGTCCTAACAACGCCTTCCGCGAAGATTTAGAAGTACCTTACCCACGCGCCACTCTGCAAGACTACAAAGGTAGCGGATGGACTCGTGGACATCTTTGTCCTGCAGGTGATAACAAATGGGATAGCGATGCGATGTACGAAACGTTTTTGCTGAGCAATATATGCCCTCAAAACGATAATTTAAACAGCGGTGTATGGAACCAAATTGAGATATCATGCCGCGAGTGGGCGAAGCGCTATGGTAAAATCTACATCGTCTGTGGTCCAATTTTCTATCGAACCGAACACGAGCGCATAGGACCAAACCAAATTCCCGTTCCAGAAGCCTTTTTTAAAGTCATTCTCCGCTTGGGCGCAGAACCTCGTGCCATTTGCTACGTATGTAAAAACACTGATGGCAGTGGTAAAAAAGACCTATACGTTAATTCGCTCTCGCAGGTGGAGCGCATCACAGGAATAAAATTCTTTCCAAGTTTGAGTGCTGAAACAAGACAAGCCATAGATGCAGCAGGGCCTGAAATGTAA